From one Streptococcus pneumoniae genomic stretch:
- a CDS encoding replication initiator protein A — MKRISANQYQTSERYYKLPKLLFESERYKDMKLEVKVAYAVLKDRLELSLTKGWIDEDGSIYLIYSNSKLMALLGCSKSKLLSIKKALRQYGLIEEVQQSSSEKGRLANKIYLGELEQDTRPVLDSDGASVKKTRGESQNQPGPVLNSAPSETESSETNTSETKDSDFFGEDEEENSFQSLRRKVEKTSQYDKDYIWGLVHEQLRAEGYRQGAADMAMLRHFEKRYQLALDNMRFARNAETIAEYVFNGILAETNRELRKEGKDA, encoded by the coding sequence ATGAAACGAATATCCGCAAATCAATACCAGACATCAGAGCGGTATTACAAATTGCCAAAACTCTTGTTTGAAAGTGAGCGATACAAGGACATGAAGTTAGAGGTCAAGGTTGCTTACGCAGTTCTAAAAGACCGCTTGGAGTTATCCTTGACCAAAGGGTGGATTGATGAAGACGGATCCATCTATTTGATTTATTCCAATTCTAAACTAATGGCACTTTTGGGCTGCTCAAAGTCTAAGCTCCTGTCTATCAAGAAAGCCTTGAGACAATATGGTTTGATTGAGGAAGTCCAACAGTCTTCTAGTGAAAAAGGACGACTGGCAAATAAGATTTACTTAGGGGAGTTGGAACAGGATACGAGGCCAGTCTTAGATTCAGACGGGGCTAGTGTTAAAAAAACACGAGGGGAGTCTCAAAATCAGCCGGGGCCAGTCTTAAATTCAGCCCCTAGTGAGACTGAAAGTAGTGAGACTAATACTAGTGAAACTAAAGATAGTGATTTTTTTGGAGAGGATGAGGAGGAAAACAGCTTTCAATCCTTGAGAAGAAAGGTCGAAAAAACAAGCCAGTATGACAAGGACTATATTTGGGGCTTGGTTCATGAACAGCTAAGGGCAGAAGGTTACAGGCAAGGAGCTGCCGATATGGCCATGTTGAGGCATTTTGAGAAGAGGTATCAGTTGGCGCTTGATAATATGCGGTTTGCTCGGAATGCTGAAACGATTGCGGAGTATGTCTTTAATGGCATACTGGCTGAAACCAATAGAGAACTGAGAAAGGAAGGAAAAGATGCTTGA
- the dcm gene encoding DNA (cytosine-5-)-methyltransferase translates to MKFLDLFSGIGGFRLGMELEGHKCIGFCEVDKFAMRSYQAMYDTKGEIEFHDIRQVTDQEFRQLRGQVDVICGGFPCQAFSLAGRRLGFEDTRGTLFFEIARATKQIQPRFLFLENVKGLLNHDEGRTFRTIVSTLDELGYDVEWQVLNSKDFGVPQNRERVFIIGHSRAYRPRFLFPLRGEGSPTHLERLGNINPSQKGLSGEVYLSEGLAPTLVRGKGEGQKIAIPVLTPDRVAKRQNGRRFKDNEEEMFTLTSQDRHGVMVAGTLPTSFVQTGRVYDISGISPTLTTMQGGDKVPKILLREEEPHLKIKEATKLGYAKARLGDSINLAYPESTKRRGRVGKGIANTLTTSSNMGVVVAALEYRKDRWHEVTGIVIDDKLYRLRIRRLTPKECFRLQGFPDWAYEKAESVSSKSQLYKQAGNSVTVPVIRALAKEFRKIEEAEHAIIT, encoded by the coding sequence ATGAAGTTTTTAGACTTATTTTCTGGCATTGGTGGCTTTCGGCTCGGAATGGAACTGGAAGGTCACAAGTGTATCGGATTTTGTGAGGTAGATAAGTTCGCAATGCGGTCTTATCAAGCCATGTATGACACGAAAGGAGAAATAGAATTTCATGATATTAGACAGGTCACAGACCAAGAATTTAGACAACTTAGAGGACAAGTGGACGTCATCTGTGGGGGATTCCCTTGTCAGGCATTTTCACTCGCAGGACGACGATTGGGATTTGAAGATACTAGAGGAACTTTGTTCTTTGAGATTGCTCGAGCGACCAAACAAATCCAACCACGTTTTCTTTTTCTTGAAAACGTCAAAGGCTTACTCAATCACGACGAGGGGAGAACGTTTCGAACAATCGTCAGCACGCTTGATGAGCTGGGGTATGATGTTGAGTGGCAAGTCCTTAACAGTAAAGATTTCGGCGTTCCCCAAAACAGAGAAAGGGTCTTTATTATCGGACATTCTCGAGCCTACCGTCCCCGATTCCTATTTCCTCTCAGAGGAGAAGGTAGCCCAACTCATCTTGAACGACTAGGAAATATCAACCCGTCCCAAAAGGGGTTAAGTGGGGAAGTTTATTTGTCAGAAGGATTAGCTCCTACTCTGGTTCGAGGGAAAGGCGAGGGCCAAAAAATCGCCATACCCGTCCTCACTCCTGATAGAGTAGCCAAACGCCAGAATGGGCGACGATTTAAGGATAATGAAGAGGAGATGTTTACGTTAACGAGCCAAGACAGGCATGGGGTCATGGTCGCAGGCACTCTCCCCACATCTTTTGTGCAGACAGGTCGGGTCTATGACATTTCAGGGATTTCTCCAACCCTTACCACCATGCAAGGTGGCGATAAAGTTCCTAAAATTCTCTTGCGAGAAGAAGAACCTCATTTGAAAATCAAGGAAGCCACAAAGTTGGGGTACGCTAAGGCTAGACTTGGAGATTCAATCAACTTAGCTTATCCAGAGTCAACCAAACGAAGAGGACGAGTTGGAAAAGGTATCGCAAATACCCTAACGACTTCAAGCAATATGGGGGTAGTCGTGGCGGCTCTCGAATACCGTAAGGACCGTTGGCATGAAGTGACTGGTATCGTCATCGATGACAAACTCTATCGCTTGCGCATCAGACGATTAACCCCAAAAGAATGTTTTAGGTTACAAGGCTTTCCCGATTGGGCCTATGAAAAAGCAGAAAGTGTCTCTAGTAAGAGCCAATTGTACAAGCAGGCTGGAAATAGCGTGACGGTCCCCGTCATTCGAGCCCTTGCCAAAGAATTTAGAAAGATAGAGGAAGCAGAACATGCAATTATTACATAA